From Streptomyces sp. NBC_00690, a single genomic window includes:
- a CDS encoding ParB/RepB/Spo0J family partition protein, giving the protein MSSEMFTMTAPGQTPSDATVSHPSELPLSHISQNPDNPREALRDLESLTTSVREIGLVNAITVASIQAYVRERPTRAVELDPSARYIVIDGHRRLEAARRAGLTHVRVSVDDALVSTDRSLLEAAFVANVHRDDMNPLEQAHALKKLVEFYGSQSKAAKRLGIAQSTISSKLSVLELGPELQADLLAGRRKVVHVRNLSRLTPQQQKQRADARAAATDSRSGEPRSLTSASHPAPTPIPHQRATMTMPWGDGVACAEIAISRMRPAERARMLRRLWQEAEKESRGARLITQRRA; this is encoded by the coding sequence ATGTCCTCCGAGATGTTCACCATGACCGCCCCAGGGCAGACCCCCTCCGACGCCACCGTCAGCCATCCGTCGGAACTGCCGCTGAGTCACATCAGCCAGAACCCCGATAATCCACGCGAAGCCTTGAGGGATTTGGAGTCGCTGACCACCAGCGTGCGGGAGATCGGTCTCGTCAACGCCATCACGGTCGCTTCCATCCAAGCCTATGTACGAGAGCGTCCGACCCGTGCGGTCGAACTCGACCCCAGCGCCCGGTATATCGTGATCGACGGTCATCGGCGCCTGGAGGCGGCCCGTCGGGCGGGGCTCACCCATGTCCGGGTCAGTGTCGACGACGCGCTCGTATCGACCGACCGGTCGCTCCTGGAGGCGGCCTTCGTCGCCAACGTCCACCGGGACGACATGAATCCGCTGGAACAGGCCCACGCACTCAAGAAGTTGGTGGAGTTCTACGGGTCCCAGAGCAAGGCGGCCAAGCGGCTCGGCATCGCCCAGTCGACGATCTCCTCCAAGCTGTCCGTCCTGGAACTCGGCCCGGAGCTCCAGGCCGATCTGCTCGCCGGACGTCGCAAGGTCGTCCATGTGCGCAATCTGTCCCGGCTCACCCCGCAGCAGCAGAAGCAGCGGGCTGATGCTCGGGCCGCGGCCACCGACTCCAGGTCCGGCGAACCCCGCTCGCTCACCTCTGCGAGCCATCCGGCTCCGACACCCATCCCGCACCAGCGCGCGACGATGACGATGCCGTGGGGGGACGGGGTCGCCTGTGCGGAGATCGCGATCTCACGGATGCGCCCGGCGGAACGGGCTCGCATGTTGCGCAGGCTGTGGCAGGAGGCCGAGAAGGAGTCCCGCGGCGCTCGGCTCATCACCCAACGGCGCGCCTGA